The Fulvivirga maritima genome segment GTAACTCAGATAACCTATGGATTTTTAGCGTCTGTGTGTGCCCTGCATGGGCATCAGGTATCGAAGATACCAAATTATTCCAGAGGGTGAAAGTCCCTTATGCGCGGGAGTCGTGTCCCGAAGCATTAGCAAGTCGCAAGGTGGTTTGTCGTGAGGCATGCACTGAAGGAAGCGAGACTGCAAATCCCGGTTCCAACGAACAGGAACTGGATACTGAGGCTGCATGAGTCGGATGAGGTAGCACATCATACTGACGTCCAAAAGTGGTTATCCACTCAGCACCTATGCAGTAGATCCGGTGGATATTGGGAGAAGGAATATGCCCTTACCTGGGGAGGTCTTCCGCCATCGAGAATGATGGAAGAAGTCAGCAGAGGTCATAGTAGTTATTGGTAACGAGCCTTGAAAACAAGGAGGTCTCATCAGGTAATGAAGGACCAAACATTGAATCGTGTCCTAATTCGATTAGGAATACTGGGCTTTGAGCCAGTATAGCCTATTCTTAAGCAGACAGAAGGAAAAAGTAAATGATAGCAGAAATTCTACAACCCAAAAATCTCTACAAAGCACACCGAAAGGTGGTGCTTAATAAAGGAGCTGCAGGTGTGGATAACATGACTGTTAATGAACTGAAGAAATATCTTAAGGCTCACCAAACAGACATTCTCATGAGCATTCTACAGGGGAAATATGTACCTAATGCTATCAAAGGGGTAACAATACCCAAAGGAAATGGTAAAACCAGAATGCTGGGGATACCTACCGTAACAGACCGATGGCTGCAACAAGCAGTTAGCCAACAATTAGCCAAAAGGTTTGAACTTCAGTTTGAACCCTACAGCTATGGATTTAGGCCGAAGAAAAACCTGCAACAAGCCGTACTACAAGCCAGAAAATACATCAACCATGGATATCAGGATATTGTAGATATCGACTTGAAAGCATTTTTCGATGAAGTAAGCCATCATAAACTCTTACAACTTATCTACCACAAAGTTAAATGCCCTACTACCCTATGGCTGATCCGCAAATGGCTACGTGCACCGATCCTTATTAAGGGAAAGTTGTATAAGCGCAGAAATGGAGCGAAGCGGAATTCATGAACACCATATAAAATGAATACGTGTGAATAAAAGGAATGCCACAAGGTAGCCCTTTAAGTCCTCTACTGTCTAATATTATGTTGGATGTACTGGACAAATACCTGAAGAAAAGAGGACTGAAATACGTTCGATACGCCGATGACTTTAGTATTTATACCACGTCAAAAACGGAAGCTCGAAAAGCAGGTAATATAGTGTATATGTTCTTAAAATATAAGCTAGCATTACCTATAAACCGAGAAAAGAGTAGCATATGCAGGCCTCATAACTTCAAGATTTTAGGGTATGCCTTTGTGCCTACCTACAAAAAGGGAGAGAAAGGTAAGTACCAAATGGTAGTCAATAAGTCAGGGTGGGAAACCCTGAAACGTAAGCTCAAGGCTTGTTCCAAAAAGACCAAACCTTACAGCTTAGCTGAAAGATTAGTCCAAATAAAGCAAGTATTCACCGGATGGCTACAACACTACCGGTTGGCTAGTATACAAGCCAAGGTGAAGGAACTTGACGAATGGCTTCGCAACAGGCTGAGATACTGTATTTGGCACGACTGGAAAAAGCTGGAGCGGAAACGCAAAAACCTCATCCGATTAGGAGTGAAACAGGGACAAGCTTACGCTTGGAGTAGAACCAGAATGGGTGGATGGGCAGTAGCTCAAAGCCCCATATTGAGGACTACTATCACCATATCACGACTAAGAAAGAAAGGTTATGAAAGCATGCTGGATTATTACCTAAAACTTCAACCAGAGATTCAATGAACCGCCCGGTACGAGAACCGTACGCCGGGTGGTGTGTGAGGCGCACCGTGAGCTTATGGCTCACGGCCGTCTACACGATTATGTCCTTTCATCATTCTGTCCTTAGCATATCTGCTGGATTGACGTTATTACCTTTGATCAAACTTACACAGATGCCTGAAATTGTAACCAGGCCAACGATCAGTATTGACGTAGTAGAAATAAACCAACCAATATCAATTCTATATGCGAATTGATCTAGCCATACATTTCCCAACTGCCAAGCGAAAGGCGTAGCTACAGTAAACGATGCCAGCACTAGAAATAAGAATTCCTTACCAAGGAGTATTGTTATTGAACTTGTTCCAGCGCCAAGGATTTTTCTGATACCTATTTCTTTTGCTCTTTGTTCTAAAGTCAAGCTTGAGATAGAATATAGTCCAATACCAGCCAAAAGGACGGAAATCAAACAAAAAAGATTAGTCATCTTTCCAATCGTTCTTTCTT includes the following:
- a CDS encoding reverse transcriptase domain-containing protein codes for the protein MIAEILQPKNLYKAHRKVVLNKGAAGVDNMTVNELKKYLKAHQTDILMSILQGKYVPNAIKGVTIPKGNGKTRMLGIPTVTDRWLQQAVSQQLAKRFELQFEPYSYGFRPKKNLQQAVLQARKYINHGYQDIVDIDLKAFFDEVSHHKLLQLIYHKVKCPTTLWLIRKWLRAPILIKGKLYKRRNGAKRNS
- a CDS encoding reverse transcriptase domain-containing protein, with the protein product MPQGSPLSPLLSNIMLDVLDKYLKKRGLKYVRYADDFSIYTTSKTEARKAGNIVYMFLKYKLALPINREKSSICRPHNFKILGYAFVPTYKKGEKGKYQMVVNKSGWETLKRKLKACSKKTKPYSLAERLVQIKQVFTGWLQHYRLASIQAKVKELDEWLRNRLRYCIWHDWKKLERKRKNLIRLGVKQGQAYAWSRTRMGGWAVAQSPILRTTITISRLRKKGYESMLDYYLKLQPEIQ